A single window of Vigna unguiculata cultivar IT97K-499-35 chromosome 1, ASM411807v1, whole genome shotgun sequence DNA harbors:
- the LOC114192084 gene encoding monothiol glutaredoxin-S6-like, with protein MDLKPLIADKPVVIFSKSNCCMSHTVKALICSFGANHAVIEIDKMVSGQQVESALLQLGCRPSVPAVFIGQEFIGGADEVFKLNVQNRLSQLLLKAKAIFL; from the coding sequence ATGGACTTGAAACCATTGATTGCAGACAAGCCAGTGGTGATCTTCAGCAAGAGCAATTGCTGCATGAGCCACACAGTGAAGGCTCTGATATGCAGCTTTGGTGCCAACCATGCAGTTATTGAGATTGACAAAATGGTAAGTGGCCAACAAGTAGAGAGTGCACTTCTCCAGCTAGGTTGCCGCCCCAGTGTGCCTGCAGTGTTCATAGGACAAGAATTCATAGGTGGTGCTGATGAAGTATTCAAACTAAATGTTCAAAACAGGCTTTCCCAATTGCTGCTCAAGGCTAAAGCCATATTTCTCTGA
- the LOC114192162 gene encoding uncharacterized protein LOC114192162 has translation MTVRLSMAGVRSSLPFSALIRQVEQEMETVIKVLQPGPLGIIEHKFSADEIRKANATVSKAVINWRRNASLEDNNHILKDYIHK, from the exons ATGACTGTGAGGTTGTCTATGGCAGGGGTTCGGAGCTCGTTGCCCTTTTCGGCGCTAATACG ACAAGTTGAGCAAGAAATGGAAACTGTTATTAAGGTGCTGCAGCCTGGACCCTTGGGAATCATAGAGCACAAGTTTTCTGCTGACGAAATTCGTAAGGCTAATGCCACGGTTTCAAAAGCAGTGATCAATTGGCGAAGGAATGCAAGCCTCGAAGACAATAATCACATTTTGAAAGACTACATTCACAAGTGA
- the LOC114175973 gene encoding BTB/POZ domain-containing protein At1g03010-like isoform X1 — protein sequence MGVVTVAELKPSISGKRTFRPSSSIRHATEWPISDVSSDLTIEVGASAFALHKFPLVSRSGRIRKLLLEAKDSKVLRISLPSVPGGAEAFELAAKFCYGINVEFTLSNVALLRCTAHFLEMTEEFAEKNLESRVEAYLRDTVLPNISSTVYVLHSCEALLPMSEEINLVNKLINAIANNACKEQLTSGLLKLDHTFPSKTTPSMEPETPADWWGKSFNVLSLEFFQRVVSVVKSKGLKQDMISKILMNYAHGSLQGVGVRDPQVVKGSLHDMELQKKQRVVVETIVGLLPTHSRKNPVPMGFLSSLLKAAIAAPASTHCKSDLERRISLQLDQAILEDILIPTNSPQNTHNTMYDTDSILRIFSIYLNMDQEDGEDSDNYIDESQMVYDYDSPGSPKQSSIIKVSKLLDNYLAEVALDSNLSPSKFTALAELLPDHARVASDGLYRAVDIFLKVHPNMKDSERYRLCKTIDCQKLSQEACSHAAQNERLPVQMVVQVLYFEQMRLRNAMNGGHNQFFFGQFPHRSGSGAGSGAISPRDNYASVRRENRELKLEVARMRMRLTDLEKDHVSMKQELVKSHPANKLFKSFTRKLSKLNALFRINSIKPIGGKASSETRFPFPKRRRHSVS from the exons ATGGGAGTGGTAACTGTTGCTGAATTGAAGCCCAGCATTTCAGGAAAAAGGACCTTTCGTCCAAGCTCAAGCATAAGACATGCCACCGAATG GCCAATATCTGACGTCTCTAGTGATCTCACCATCGAAGTAGGAGCATCAGCTTTCGCACTTCACAAG TTTCCTCTTGTTTCTCGAAGTGGAAGAATTCGGAAGCTGCTGTTAGAAGCAAAAGATTCAAAAGTTTTACGCATAAGTCTCCCAAGTGTGCCAGGTGGAGCAGAGGCATTTGAGCTAGCTGCCAAATTTTGCTATGGAATCAATGTTGAGTTCACTCTCTCAAATGTTGCCTTGCTACGTTGCACGGCTCATTTTCTCGAAATGACCGAAGAATTCGCAGAAAAAAACTTAGAATCCAGAGTTGAAGCATACCTTAGGGATACAGTTCTACCTAACATATCAAGCACAGTGTATGTTCTTCACAGTTGTGAGGCCCTTCTTCCAATGTCAGAGGAAATAAACCTAGTTAATAAACTAATCAATGCAATTGCGAACAACGCGTGCAAAGAGCAGCTTACATCTGGTTTACTAAAACTTGATCACACTTTCCcatccaaaaccacaccatccatggagccagAAACACCCGCAGATTGGTGGGGGAAGTCTTTCAATGTTCTCAGTCTTGAGTTCTTCCAAAGAGTTGTATCTGTTGTGAAGTCAAAGGGACTGAAACAGGACATGATCAGCAAGATCTTGATGAACTATGCACATGGTTCTCTTCAGGGGGTTGGTGTTAGAGATCCCCAAGTGGTGAAAGGAAGTCTTCATGACATGGAATTGCAAAAGAAACAAAGGGTCGTCGTTGAAACCATTGTTGGCTTACTCCCAACTCACTCAAGGAAAAACCCTGTTCCAATGGGATTCCTCTCAAGTTTGTTGAAAGCTGCAATAGCAGCACCTGCATCAACTCATTGCAAATCTGATTTGGAGAGGCGAATTAGTCTTCAACTAGACCAGGCAATTCTCGAAGACATCTTAATCCCAACAAACTCACCTCAAAACACCCACAACACCATGTATGACACTGACTCAATTCTGAGGATCTTTTCTATTTATCTAAACATGGACCAAGAGGATGGAGAAGATAGTGATAACTACATTGACGAAAGCCAAATGGTGTATGATTACGACAGCCCTGGATCTCCAAAACAAAGCTCAATTATAAAGGTATCGAAATTGCTGGACAATTATCTCGCTGAAGTAGCTCTAGACTCAAACTTGTCGCCTTCAAAATTCACAGCACTTGCAGAACTACTTCCAGATCATGCCCGTGTTGCAAGTGACGGACTCTATAGAGCTGTTGACATCTTCCTTAAG GTTCATCCAAACATGAAGGACTCAGAGAGATACCGGTTATGCAAAACCATTGATTGTCAGAAACTGTCTCAAGAAGCATGCAGCCATGCAGCACAGAATGAAAGGCTACCAGTGCAGATGGTGGTTCAAGTGCTTTACTTTGAGCAAATGAGGCTTCGCAACGCCATGAATGGAGGGCACAACCAATTCTTCTTTGGCCAGTTTCCTCACCGTTCAGGAAGCGGTGCAGGGAGTGGAGCCATTTCCCCGAGAGATAACTATGCATCAGTGAGAAGAGAGAACAGAGAACTGAAGCTTGAAGTAGCAAGAATGAGAATGAGGCTCACTGACTTGGAGAAAGACCACGTGTCTATGAAGCAGGAGCTCGTTAAGTCTCACCCTGCCAACAAGTTGTTCAAATCATTCACCAGAAAGCTGAGCAAGCTCAATGCTCTATTCAGGATAAATAGCATTAAGCCAATTGGTGGCAAGGCTAGTTCAGAAACTCGCTTCCCTTTTCCAAAGCGAAGACGCCACTCTGTTTCATAA
- the LOC114175973 gene encoding BTB/POZ domain-containing protein At1g03010-like isoform X2, translated as MTEEFAEKNLESRVEAYLRDTVLPNISSTVYVLHSCEALLPMSEEINLVNKLINAIANNACKEQLTSGLLKLDHTFPSKTTPSMEPETPADWWGKSFNVLSLEFFQRVVSVVKSKGLKQDMISKILMNYAHGSLQGVGVRDPQVVKGSLHDMELQKKQRVVVETIVGLLPTHSRKNPVPMGFLSSLLKAAIAAPASTHCKSDLERRISLQLDQAILEDILIPTNSPQNTHNTMYDTDSILRIFSIYLNMDQEDGEDSDNYIDESQMVYDYDSPGSPKQSSIIKVSKLLDNYLAEVALDSNLSPSKFTALAELLPDHARVASDGLYRAVDIFLKVHPNMKDSERYRLCKTIDCQKLSQEACSHAAQNERLPVQMVVQVLYFEQMRLRNAMNGGHNQFFFGQFPHRSGSGAGSGAISPRDNYASVRRENRELKLEVARMRMRLTDLEKDHVSMKQELVKSHPANKLFKSFTRKLSKLNALFRINSIKPIGGKASSETRFPFPKRRRHSVS; from the exons ATGACCGAAGAATTCGCAGAAAAAAACTTAGAATCCAGAGTTGAAGCATACCTTAGGGATACAGTTCTACCTAACATATCAAGCACAGTGTATGTTCTTCACAGTTGTGAGGCCCTTCTTCCAATGTCAGAGGAAATAAACCTAGTTAATAAACTAATCAATGCAATTGCGAACAACGCGTGCAAAGAGCAGCTTACATCTGGTTTACTAAAACTTGATCACACTTTCCcatccaaaaccacaccatccatggagccagAAACACCCGCAGATTGGTGGGGGAAGTCTTTCAATGTTCTCAGTCTTGAGTTCTTCCAAAGAGTTGTATCTGTTGTGAAGTCAAAGGGACTGAAACAGGACATGATCAGCAAGATCTTGATGAACTATGCACATGGTTCTCTTCAGGGGGTTGGTGTTAGAGATCCCCAAGTGGTGAAAGGAAGTCTTCATGACATGGAATTGCAAAAGAAACAAAGGGTCGTCGTTGAAACCATTGTTGGCTTACTCCCAACTCACTCAAGGAAAAACCCTGTTCCAATGGGATTCCTCTCAAGTTTGTTGAAAGCTGCAATAGCAGCACCTGCATCAACTCATTGCAAATCTGATTTGGAGAGGCGAATTAGTCTTCAACTAGACCAGGCAATTCTCGAAGACATCTTAATCCCAACAAACTCACCTCAAAACACCCACAACACCATGTATGACACTGACTCAATTCTGAGGATCTTTTCTATTTATCTAAACATGGACCAAGAGGATGGAGAAGATAGTGATAACTACATTGACGAAAGCCAAATGGTGTATGATTACGACAGCCCTGGATCTCCAAAACAAAGCTCAATTATAAAGGTATCGAAATTGCTGGACAATTATCTCGCTGAAGTAGCTCTAGACTCAAACTTGTCGCCTTCAAAATTCACAGCACTTGCAGAACTACTTCCAGATCATGCCCGTGTTGCAAGTGACGGACTCTATAGAGCTGTTGACATCTTCCTTAAG GTTCATCCAAACATGAAGGACTCAGAGAGATACCGGTTATGCAAAACCATTGATTGTCAGAAACTGTCTCAAGAAGCATGCAGCCATGCAGCACAGAATGAAAGGCTACCAGTGCAGATGGTGGTTCAAGTGCTTTACTTTGAGCAAATGAGGCTTCGCAACGCCATGAATGGAGGGCACAACCAATTCTTCTTTGGCCAGTTTCCTCACCGTTCAGGAAGCGGTGCAGGGAGTGGAGCCATTTCCCCGAGAGATAACTATGCATCAGTGAGAAGAGAGAACAGAGAACTGAAGCTTGAAGTAGCAAGAATGAGAATGAGGCTCACTGACTTGGAGAAAGACCACGTGTCTATGAAGCAGGAGCTCGTTAAGTCTCACCCTGCCAACAAGTTGTTCAAATCATTCACCAGAAAGCTGAGCAAGCTCAATGCTCTATTCAGGATAAATAGCATTAAGCCAATTGGTGGCAAGGCTAGTTCAGAAACTCGCTTCCCTTTTCCAAAGCGAAGACGCCACTCTGTTTCATAA